tctctcttactgactgtctgtctgcctgtctctgtctgtctgtgtctatctgtctgtctgtctgtctgtttgtctgtctctctttctgattgtctgtctgcctgtctgtgtctgtctgtctgtatctatctgtctgtctgtctgtctgtatctgtctgtctgtatgtccgtctgtatctatttgtctgtctgtctgactgtctgtatctatctatctgtctgtatctatctgtctgtatctatctgtctgtctgtctgtctgtctatctgtatctgtctgtctgactgtctgtctttctgtctgtctctgtctgtctgtctttctgtgtctgtctgtctctgtatgtctatctttctgtctgtctgtctgtctgactgtctttctgtctttctgtctgtctgtctgtctatctgtctgtctgtctatctgtctgtctgtctgtctgtctgtctgtcagtctgactgtctgtctgtctgactgactgtctgtctgtctctcttactgactgtctgtctctcttactgactgtctgtctgcctgtctctgtctgtctgtgtctatctgtctgtctgtctgtctgtttgtctgtctctctttctgattgtctgtctgcctgtctgtgtctgtctgtctgtatctatctgtctgtctgtctgtctgtatgtccgtctgtatctatttgtctgtctgtctgactgtctgtatctatctatctgtctgtatctatctgtctgtatctatctgtctgtctgtctgtctatctgtatctgtctgtctgactgtctgtctttctgtctgtctctgtctgtctgtctttctgtgtctgtctgtctctgtatgtctatctttctttctgtctgtctgtctgtctgtctgtctgtctgtctgactgtctttctgtctgtctgtctctgtctgtctgtctttctgtgtctgtctgtctctgtatgtctatctttctgtctgtctgtctgtctgtctgtctgactgtctttctgtctgtctgtctgtctgtctatctgtctgtctgtctgtctgtctgtcagtctgactgtctgtctgtctgactgactgtctgtctgtctctcttactgactgtctgtctctcttactgactgtctgtctgcctgtctctgtctgtctgtgtctatctgtctgtctgtctgtttgtctgtctctctttatgattgtctgtctgcctgtctgtgtctgtctgtctgtatctatctgtctgtctgtctgtctgtatctgtctgtctgtatctatttgtctgtctgtctgactgtctgtatctatctatctgtctgtatctatctgtctgtatctatctgtctgtctgtctgtctatctgtatctgtctgtctgactgtctgtctttctgtctgtctctgtctgtctgtctttctgtgtctgtctgtctctgtatgtctatctttctgtctgtctgtctgtctgtctgactgtctttctgtctgtctgtctctcttactgactgtctgtctgtctgactgtcggtctgtctgtctctcttactgactgtctgtctgactgtctgtctgactgtctgtctgtctgtctgtctgactgtctgactgtctgactgtctgtctgtctgtctgtctgtctgactgtctgtctgtctgtctctcttactgactgtctatctgactgtctgtctctcttactgactgtctgtctgcctgtctgtgtctgtctgtatctatctgtctgtctgtctgtctgtctgtctgtatctgtctgtctgtatgtccgtctgtatctatttgtctgtctgtctgactgcctgtatctatctatctgtctgtatctatctgtctgtatctctgtctgtctgtatctgtctgtctgtctgcctgtctctgtttgtctgtctgcctgactgtctgtctgtctgtctgtctgtctgtctgtgtctgtctgtctatccagattttatctatctatctatctatctatctatctatctatctatctatctatctatctattaataTTAAAGTGAAACTATTCACCATCTATTAACCATCATACTTTTAAACTTTCTGTGCTGGCTTGAGCACATTTGTCTCgacaaacttttttatctagttcaGTATGTGTCATTCAAAACAAGCATAAGCTCCCTTAATTCAATCTTATGGGAAGGAATCTCTTATCTAAACCCTTCACACTAGCCAAAGTACCACTCAAAGCTTGGGATAGATGAGAGTCTGAAGGAGATACAAAGGGGACCTGGGGGTGTATGACAGAACATCTCTTATCTTAGGTCTTAACTTAAGATTTGATATGTTAAGTTATGATTTTTCGGAAATTCGTATTACAGAAGCAAATCTCAACTTGATTAAGGATTCTTATCCTATCTTACAAAATCGGATCTTATATCTAGTTAGGAAATCAAGTTTGACAATCCACTCTCAGGCCTGTTACCAAGCAACCAAAATAGCCAAGCTGCTGATGAGGTAAACAAAATAACAGAAGCTACTTCACTTTGAAAATCACCCTTTGCAAAAACGTAAGGCATTAGTCACTCAAACTATAAATGGTAATGTGCTGTGATGCTTTAATGGTCTCTGTAATGCTGGTTGCATTCATGTGCTAAATGTAATATCATGCATCATGCTGTGCGGCAGTCTGTAATTACTTATAAGGGTTTTATCATCAAAATGTAACACATCTTCAGGGTCCTCCAAGAGTATTTCTACCATATCTGttcttaatttcatttaaatgggATACCATTGTTGGACAGCACAATTGTAAACAGTTTTTCCattagttttataataaatttttaatgttaGGACAGCTGTGGGGTTCTCCTAAAGTTAAGACAGTTTTTAGAATCTTTTGTCAATTTAATAGGTTTCTGTACTACCCCCTTCCTATCTGTAGTTAAAATCAGATGACACACTTAGGAAACGCTGTTCTGTAAATAACTTATGTCCTAACTGAAATGACAGGGGTTACCAAACAAAGAAGATAAGGTTTTAAAGTTAGGATCTTTCTGTGATATGCCCCCAGCAGAGCAAAGAACATGTAAGGGAGGGAGGTAAGGACGGATAGCTGGATAGGTCACGTGATCATTATTAGGAATAACTGAGCTCAAAATGTCAGAATCAAGCATTTCAGAAAGctgtataaaataattacatataattactattaataattacCTAAAAGTTTGCACATTTCAGTGCAACTTCCTGCAATATTTGACATACCAGAGTACATTCAAGGTGTGAGATTTATGAGTTGAGTGTTTGAACTAACTTTGCCCTGACTGATAATTTGAGACGTTTTCTCATCGGCAAACTTAGTATATaactatgtaaatatatatagtgtAGTTTAACgaactgaaaaagaaagaaagaaactagaaaaaaaaatttaagtgaatCAACTTCTACTTTCTTTTAGAgggtaataattattattcatggtGATCATTTATATTTTAGCATGCAATGCAAGCTTATTCTCGTCATGAACTCACACAAACTGCTAATTTGCCACACATTTTTTGCTTGATGATAAGCTTCCTGATCATACGGTGTCTCTAAAAGTCTCCATGGTAACATATCAAACTTTCATCAACTGAGCACTGTGTAGCAGAGGCCAGGAAACATGTGAATGTGTGTCAGTAGTAGTGTGTTCTGTGGTAACCCTGGTGCCATGACAACTAGGGGCGTGGGTCTGGTCAGGCGGCCATTGGGGAAGTACTCAGCAGACATACCACTGAACTCAACCACTGAAAGCCACCGAATATTTTACCTCTGAGTAATCTTGCGCTCCCATTCTATCTCAGTCCTACTATCTGATTTCAGCTTTTGAACAAATGCTGCAGATGTTTTGGGCTGTAATTGTTTAGTCTCACTGAGATCTCACGGAGGTTGTCTGAAAATTTGGTATTTTTACAATGCCTTGGTCACCCCGAGACATTTGGGATATATCTAATGCCTGAATAAGTTTCTATCCACAATCATTTCACGACGATGAGTGAATGTGTGGCCGCACTGAGACTTATTCATTTACTTTGATTCACAGGcattcaattttttatataattgaataCCTGACAGACACATATTAGGTTTTCTGTGATATATTGCTGATTTGAcatcaatataatattatatagagGGCAAGAATAAATGATGTTTTGTCAAATTTGCGATAGTCTTTATGgtaaaaaagtatcttatgttcagtaaaacagtaatattgtgaaatattattacaatttaaaataaatattttctatgttAACCTATTTTCTAATAGCAAAAAAGCTAAATTTTCGATCTGAATGACAGGCTTAAGTGTATGATAGAAAAGTGGAAACTTCTCCCCCTCTCATTAATTGCCTGTGTCAACATAATAAAAATTGTAGTGCTCccaaaatgtacttatttatttcagaatgtgCCCATCTTCTTCACTTCTTCCTTTTTCAAGATGTTAGACTTTATTATCATGCCCTTCTTCTGGGCCTCCAAGCCCGACCGTATTTCAAAGGCCCACTTACAGAAGCCCATGGAGGAGGATAGTTTAGGCCTGCCCGTCTTTCGGCATTACTTCTGGGCCTGTAACGCCAGAGCATGGGTTTTCTGCAATCAGTCCATGGCTGGGGGGTCAGAGGTGAGCGGATCCGGCCCTAGATGCCCTGAGATTGAGCTTTGTAATGCTGTGTCACTTACTGGTGCCTCCTTGTCAGCCATTCTATTCACTGAATCTGATGTTAAAATTAAATCGCTACgcaaatcgttttttttttactctgcaaCTTGATTAAAATTTTAAAGCAAATCAAGGTAATGCTGAACCTCCCAGCAAAGTAAATTCATGCTCCCATATGCCAGAACTTGGTTTGATGGATGCTGTTTTTACGCAATGGTCAAATAAAGGTTTAACTACTATCAGGGATCTCTTCATTGACAATCACTTTACATATTTTGCTCAGCTCCAGGCTAAGTTCAAACTCcctactaatacattttttagttATCTGCAAATTAGGAATTTTGTCAAGCATACTTCTCTTCTAGATGCGACCCCCATGCAACATGACTTTTTTTGATATATTGACCAGCCCTCCCAACTCCAAACATTTGATTTCTCCATTTGTTAAGCTCTTCATTGTGGCACCCCCCTCTCTCCATATTAAAAAGGCGTAGATCAAGGACATTGGCAAAGTTATATCTAATGAGTTATGGGCGATAGGTTTAAAAAGGATAAAATCATGCTCTATTAATGCTTGACTTCAGCTTATTCAGTTTAAAGTAGTTTATAGGTTGCACGATTCCAAGATTAGCCTGAACAAAAGTTTTCCTGCTGTTTCCGCCATTTGTGATAAATGCAGATCAGCTAATAGAACTCTTGGGCATCTTTTCTGGTCCTGCTCTAAGCCTAGTTAGTGATACGAGGCTGCTTAAATGGTTCTTTGGCTCTTCCATTCGCTTTACGACAATCCCTCATGTTTGGAATGACCATTGTAAAACAGGTTATCCTAAAGGAGTGGAAGTCAGTTTCCCCTCCTTGCTTCAAGAGGTGGCTTAATTATATGGTTTCCTGTTTAATCCTTGGAGAAATTCAGTTTTCCAACTCTCGAGATGACTTCAAAAAGATCTGGGACCCTTTCAAAGAATACATCAGGAAGGATAGACCACAAACTGGGAcctaaatgcattgttttttttgttttgttttttgtcgttgttgttgttttttgttgttttgatccTTTGCCACTCCCCTAAAACATTTTGGGACCCCTGTTCAGTGATTTTTCCTTTTTACATAATCTGTAGATGCTGGCTGTAtgtgttttcttgttttctttgtgtCTTATTTGTCCAATTTACTgccattattttgtattatatatgtaaaagATCTGCATAAataagatttacaaaaaaaaaaaaaaaaacactgaattttcagcatcattactccagtctttagtgtcacacgattcttcagaaatcattctaatatgcagatttttaatattttcaaaacaaagGCTATAGAGTGCAACATCATATCCTGTCACCCGCATTTGACACAGGGTGAGTAATTCAGCATGAAGTTTAAAGTGACACACCTTGAGAGAGTTATCAGTGAGAAAGTTGTATATACGTACATGCGCATATGCGTGTGTTTTGGGTGTAGTGGGGCGTCTCTGATTTCACAAAGATAATCGAATTAATATGCACAAAGCAATTTACCAGTGAAGCAAAACTAAAAGTATTAAGCAACATTGAAACCTGAACCTTGTAAGCATCAAATATCAAATTGTCAGAACACAAAGTTCAGACTAGTCATTGTTCTCTGGTGGGGTGTGAAGTGATTCTAAGAGTATCAGCCACTTGATGTGATCAGATACAATCAAAACTCAAATCAAAAGCTCAAAAAAAGTAAAGTACAGCAGGGATATCGGGTTGCAAATTTGTGATGAAACTCTCATTCCACATAACTCATGTTAGCTGTGCAGAAAGAATGTGCATGACGAAATGAACAGCTTCAATTCTAATTCACTCCTTTGTTGTTAGACAGCATGAAACATGCAATATACCCCCATGATTATTTAAAAGCACATAGAGATGTACACAAGAGCCTCAGAGGAAGGGTTGGCATGTACACTATGTGACATTAAATGACTGTTTTCGGTCTGGATGTCGCAAATAGTGACATTGTTACCATACCTGCATAAAAAGAAGAATCTTACTGTATAATTAAGCAATCTTTTGGGCAGAGACTTCCAGATTCATAACTCTgagttttgttttcatgttgatTATGAGATAAGATACAGGGAATGGCAGCAAAATGTCCTGGTAGAGTTCAAAACAACACAGACAAACCTGTTTTTATATTTAGAGAATGTAAAAAAACATTCCACTAGTAACTATGGTTCTCTTTGTGTTCTTAGTTCATCATTAGTTCAGTGCACCTTGAGTCCAAAACAAATTTGCCTTTGGGGACAATACAGTGTATTTCATTTCAGGGGTGTTCAAGTCAAAAGATGTACCACATTTTGCATTAAAGAGAGACGTTGTTGTAATTCTGATACGCTTTCTCAATCTCTGAGTAGATAAGAGTGAGTCATAGGCACGCTGGTTACAAACCTTACAAAATATCTTAGTTTCAGTGGCATGAATGCTTGGCTTTCTTTAGATAACTTCAATAAGTCGCTTTGAAAAGCTGGTCCCAGAAACCACTTGGAAATGTGATGTTTGTTTGGTTGGGTggtagtttatttgtttatttatttatctgcttaGCGATGTGTTTCTAGTTTTGTTCCATTTGTAAAgtcacaaaccataaaataatAGGATTTTATTGGATTGTTATATTCAGGCAGCtatatgataataaataatgttctctTGTTAGTTGTTTGGATATGAAGCACACAATTATTATCAGGacatgtctgaaaataaagatgcattaaacttgCATGGAAAAATTGAGCGTAATTAGGTTTTCCCTGGTTCCTCTCAGAAACAATAGCCGGGGTTCTGTATTCTTAGGAAAGGCTAGCACCTAAAGAAATTATGACTCCATGACTGAAAAGCAGTGAAGAAGATTAAAGCAGAGGGGATCTCAAGATACTGTTAATTAAATCAGTAACTTTTCTAAATGCTCTTGTATTAAGCTATGTACATTGTCTGAGATGCCAAGATTTGTCACCCAGAAAGGAAAAATTTGACACGTGCACCGCAGCAGGTCATCCCACTTTAGCAGAAACTGCTCAGGAGCGTGAAGATGTTATCTGACTTAGTTAACATAATTGACTTCAATAATGAGGCCTTTTATGTGAAACAACACATGCTTGACCTGATGACCCAACCACATAAACACCTGGAGATGGTCAATGGAAAGGACTGTGCTGGAGGAACAGGTCAAGGCAGAGAGTTTTGTTTGAGCAGATACTGTAAAGCTTAGAGAATTACCAAGAAATTCAGTGCATTGGTGTGGTCATCTAGAAGCATTTTGGATATTCAATGGCTCAAACGATCCAATCGtatcagaaaaaaagtcacatatcTGTAAAGATTCAGGGCAAATCTTAAAACGTGCCATTTTAAACccattaaatcatttataaaaaaactaaaattggaGAAGGCCTAAACTTATCTTAAGAATTTCCCAAAACTCAAGCTTAATTGTTACCTTTAAGccatgttgaaaaataaaattaaaaaatgcctCAGGTTTTTTAACCATAAACCCAGAAAGACTATAAACCTGGTTAACTTCAGGAGGTCATGGATTCCAGAGGGTTTCAGGACTTTACGGGGTGGAttgagaaactgagaaactgtTGGTGGCCTCTATGATGGATCTATTATAGTACATGACCTTATTAATTTGCACCAAAGTCAGCTCAACTTTATAGAGGCATTTCAAGCGTTTGGGTCACcatataatatatgtgtggatttaaaaaatgtatatcagaTCACAAGTGAGTTGGGTGCTGGAGGTTATTCTAAAGTGCAGCTGGGACATCACATGCTCCACTTTGTGAAACTTCCAGTGCTGAGAGATAAAACATGTCAGCTGTCACAGGTTTAGAGTGAATTTAAAGCCTTCCAGATGTCTTATTTGTAGTTGCTAGCTATTTCAATGTGAAACATTTGGCTTGTAGATTCTGGTGCTGCATTAGAGTACTTCAGTATTAGTGTTTAATATTATTGACTTATTGTGTGTTCACATTCTAGATTTGGGCTTTTATCAATGGATCCATTCTTTTATAGAAcatataatctatctatctatctatctatctatctatctatctatatatacatatatatatatatatatatataaccagtaTTATACAAAAAAGGTGGAAAATATAGAAGCAACTTTTTTGTTTAAACCATTAATATTTCCAGAATTTCTTTTTGTTTCTAGtcataataaattacaaaaacatccATGTACTGTTTGGGCTAGGAATGAAGGGATATGAGTATTGAATTTCAACCACACCCACTACTACACCAAAGCACCGGCCAATCAGAGCCTTGTTTTGGCTCCTCCCTCTTAGCAGCACATAAAGTAGGAGTCAGAGTCTGCTGTGCTCTATCTGCTCGAGTTTCTCCAGCACAGCAGACAAGGCTCATATCTGCTGCTCTCGCTCCAGGTCATCCTCTACCAGCACAAGACAGAAAACACTTCAGCAGGATGTCGTACACTAAGAAAACCAGCTACTCAGTGAAGTCCTCTTCCTCTGGATCTGTCCCACGCAGCTTCAGCAGTATGTCTTACTCCGGCCCCAGCGTCAGCCGGCAGAGCTACAGTGTGCGCAGCTCCTATGGAGGTGCCAACCGTGGCATGGGAGCTGGAATGGGAGGTGGTGGCTTCATCAGCAGCTCTTCTGCCTATGGTCTTGGCATGGGCATGGGTAGCGGTGTCGTAGCTCCCATTCAAGCGGTCACCTTCAACAAGAGCCTACTGGCACCTCTGAACCTGGAGATCGACCCCAACATCCAGGTTGTCCGCACCCAGGAGAAAGAGCAGATGAAGTCCCTCAACAACCGTTTCGCTTCCTTCATTGATAAGGTGGgtttaaagtttctttcatttcagttttattggTTAAAGAGTTACAAACTAAAGGTTGTAATtactaaaaagcaaaaaatacCACAAGATGATATAACTGACTGCATGTACTTGCTTAAAACATCTCTAGAAGTTGCTGTAGTGTgacatagaaaaaaaatctatatatggGGTTGGAGAAAAGGGTGTGTACGTGGTCAGAGTGTGATGGCTTTTTATTTGAATGGGATGCCCCGAAGCTCTTCTGAAACCCTTGTGGAGAGTCCACACCCAAATAAGGATGTCCTTAAGGACATGAAATCTGTAATCTGCATATTAACCTTGTTAAGTTAATACAACTACGTATTATTGCATTTAcaggctaaaaaaaaatcaatatcagaAGAAAAGATAGTCACATACCTAGatagttaatatttaatttgaaaaaccGGGGTCATGTTCTGGATAGCACTGGATAGGTTACATAACAGCGTTCAAGGCAACAAAAAGAGGAAACATTCTGTCACACTTTAAAGCCTTTATGTCTTTGTGCCCTTCCTGTTAACTATAATAGTCTGCTTtgcattatattatttacttaaaaCACACTGTTTTGAATAAGAAGCCTGATTAGTAGTGTCAGCTGGCTCAGTGACACCTTTACTGTAAACTTAGTCTGTATGCAATGTTCACCTTGAGCTGTTAAAGCGCTATCACTGAATTATTTGCTATGTAGATAGTCCCATCCACAGGATAGGTACAGCTCTAGTCACCCTTCCTAATGTTCTACTGGAATATGCGTCACCATTTCCAAAGGGAAAAAGtgtttcaaactgaaaacatgtgCCTCTCTCGTTATTTAAGGAAAACAGTGCTTTCTTTGTGAAGATCATGAACCACAAGCACTATGTTGGCATATGGTCTTACTTCTGTGAGCTGGCGCGGTACCGTGATTCCAAAATGACTTTGCAACATCGGTCTGGGGGCGTTGCTCACCGAAGCTGCACTTGCTGCCAAGTATGGTTTTCATTTGTGCCTTGAATGAGACAAAACCTCTATTCTCATCTTGCCAATGTAGGTACGTTTCCTGGAGCAGCAAAACAAGATGCTGGAGACAAAATGGAGCCTCCTTCAGAACCAGACGGCCACCCGCTCCAACATTGACGCCATGTTCGAGGCATACATCAACAACCTGCGCAGACAGCTCGACAGCCTCGGCAATGACAAAATGAAGCTGGAGGCTGACCTGCACAACATGCAAGGCCTTGTTGAGGACTTCAAAAACAAGTACGTACAATGACTTTCCCAAAAGACTAATTTTAATTTGGCAGGACATTTGGTCTGGGGGATGGACGGCGCCCAAGTATTGTCAAAGGAGGCTTTTGTGGTGCACTTAAGTTTTCCCAGAATAAATGAGGCTCTATAAATTCAAATGGAgggaaaacatgttttaaagatCTGATGGGAATAAACTCAATTCATTATCCAACATGGCTTATGTAACTGATACAGAAACTGCATATTTGCTGTAGTCACTTGCTGGTAAACCTGCGCAATGTCCATAATTTTTTAGATGTCTGTGCCTTAATTAAATGGGTGTCAGCATGAGTCAGATAGATTACAGCTTTTGAACAAACATCTCAGAAGTACCTTTCATGGATCTCTAAACAAATCATTCATTCATATCTGATCGGCCGATTAATGCTAAAACCCATGGGAAAGACTGAACTCAAtccaaaaaaagtatttcttaCGAAAGATGGAGCATTGCTGCCCCCTAGTGAACAACACCCATTTATAAACAATTCAAAACATTCCTGATTCTAAACAGTCATTTTCTTCACTTCTCTTCAGGTATGAGGATGAGATCAACAAGCGCACAGAGTGTGAAAACGATTTTGTGCTCATCAAGAAGGTTTGTAGATTGTCTTTTACTCACATAGTTCAATACTCACAAATGCTTACTTCAATCGTAAATGATGATTAAATTATGTTTGCTTTTTGTAGGATGTCGATGAGGCCTACATGAATAAGGTTGAGCTAGAGGCTAAATTGGAAAGCCTCAGTGATGAGATCAACTTCCTCAGGCAGATCTTTGAGGAGGTAAGTTACTGTTAGAGATTCCCACTAAGCATATAGTTCACTTACATATGACAAAACACACTTTGATAATGTTGTGCCCTCTCATTGTGAACTTGTAGGAGATCCGTGAGCTGCAGTCTCAgatcaaggacacctcagtcgttgTGGAGATGGACAACAGCAGGAATCTCGACATGGATGCCATCGTCGCTGAGGTCCGCGCTCAATACGAAGACATTGCTAACCGAAGCCGGGCTGAGGCTGAGATGTGGTACAAGTCCAAGGTGTGTTATCTTTTGAGTATCATCCAAACTGTAAAGTCTTCATCTAGTTGTTCAAAGCAAATTTTACTGTTGAGGTGCATGAGATATTAAATCGTATGATCTGTTCCTCAGTACGAAGAGATGCAGACATCCGCAACCAAATACGGTGATGACCTTAGATCAACAAAGACAGAGATCGCTGATCTTAACCGCATGATTCAGAGACTGCAGTCCGAGATCGATGCAGTGAAAGGACAGGTATGCaactacacaaacaaaaaatgtagaatatttgaatattacGTTTGTTTTGTAGGCAACAGACATTAGAGTGAAACTGAGCACAAATATTTCTTGTTACGGCAGCGCTCCAATCTGGAGAACCAGATCGCAGAGGCAGAGGAACGAGGCGAGTTGGCCGTGAGAGATGCCAAGGCCCGCATTAAAGACCTGGAAGATGCCCTGCAGAGAGCCAAACAGGACATGGCCCGCCAGATTAGAGAATATCAGGAACTGATGAACGTCAAACTCGCCCTGGACATTGAGATCGCCACATACAGGAAGCTCCTGGAGGGAGAGGAGGACAGGTGAGTCAATGAAATGCATGCTTGCTGTGAGACCTAGTATTCTGTCTTTGAGATGAGGTTCAGATTCTCATTCTGCATAGGAATCTCATTACTTTCTTGTTCACTCTTTCCAACAGACTATTATCTGGAATCAAGTCCGTCAATATCTCAAAACAGAGCAGTAAGTTTGATTCTATATCACAGAGAACCCTACTGAAAAGCCCAGCATGGGGTTCTAGTATGCTCTTGTATCATGGACATTCTGTGCTggtc
The window above is part of the Carassius auratus strain Wakin unplaced genomic scaffold, ASM336829v1 scaf_tig00214604, whole genome shotgun sequence genome. Proteins encoded here:
- the LOC113092483 gene encoding intermediate filament protein ON3 is translated as MSYTKKTSYSVKSSSSGSVPRSFSSMSYSGPSVSRQSYSVRSSYGGANRGMGAGMGGGGFISSSSAYGLGMGMGSGVVAPIQAVTFNKSLLAPLNLEIDPNIQVVRTQEKEQMKSLNNRFASFIDKVRFLEQQNKMLETKWSLLQNQTATRSNIDAMFEAYINNLRRQLDSLGNDKMKLEADLHNMQGLVEDFKNKYEDEINKRTECENDFVLIKKDVDEAYMNKVELEAKLESLSDEINFLRQIFEEEIRELQSQIKDTSVVVEMDNSRNLDMDAIVAEVRAQYEDIANRSRAEAEMWYKSKYEEMQTSATKYGDDLRSTKTEIADLNRMIQRLQSEIDAVKGQRSNLENQIAEAEERGELAVRDAKARIKDLEDALQRAKQDMARQIREYQELMNVKLALDIEIATYRKLLEGEEDRLLSGIKSVNISKQSTSYGSYPMESASSGYSNYSSGYGGGYGGGYSSGGGYSSGGGYSSGGGYSSGSGYSETVSQTKKSVVIKMIETKDGRVVSESSEVVQD